One part of the Sardina pilchardus chromosome 5, fSarPil1.1, whole genome shotgun sequence genome encodes these proteins:
- the prob1 gene encoding uncharacterized protein prob1, which yields MTTHTDTNTNTNTKAGFGIPPPQSNFNTILITPKGNQYNWDGAREISGTMPTEVPPKQGPCLAEVAGNNMAEGSRLYHRSQPMEESLAGVGEGQDTVASCGLEQAGLSLRDRNRKASASCISTLTASARRSGIPPHCYSECILATAQQHQPHSPPELRRWQKQSGQVAWRSRALPQKLAGSSRKDFSATQQSSGQSNMGTKGSETDSEVKTLSNLPAKTFSSPDANYLDVYNLTCRSASQPYIESTFNGWTVDQLSFNHNTSACSETSSVECIDVALETHEEVQRGSMKTVPKRQIQLKRKDAANESNANENQDDEPREAPPTPSRPRDIFKRQHSTPAAFHQESHGPEQRSVQAERKQRLQKSLSLDETSSRTKMASCLIKNVLSKKMQHEQGVRNTEVQESAFATVKVQTMNDHDNYQLPSTKEISTEPITKMSPRSSAPSQQMVASHSPPLKAPTGSVKEYISVNAKTQQKPVTKHRFNSFHYGPGRAEFQDDSPEITTVTDSQKAEKASPRDEAARLACWSPGEKLSCDSAKGRAWNTSAALSRATGSQACLKATPEECCAGKGNHKQQPVKSQLPAPKAWEKDVRKDKLSGNVEMPASPQKLSGLLSDLEISSDESNQTLTPESTTGSGKEQLLERGDLKVPAQFGNVSTHDKLKGIAPVHVVRDMRSLVKNTYNLSFRGPGDALQGLEESLSALKSATPLCKRTGDKGNMFGSGDKQLGKKAKASPPVQAEKTRDKNSQHNSPRGGLNKLDTGFTKVSPSSLSAASSCLESSAMEGMNNSSSLSKLDAQSDNSKCKHTDQAERPLQALPEPSAELLTDGEVSDHRQEPLDRRNGLSEEHLQPQAVHMHGFAAASQCYPSVLPQPQGTPACMLTAAITPHAQVLPTYYYKANPLSYPSMSPHVSFVQGPVILQTSAQPMSSTGPSPLVKHVSEDGQQPAMNCYTDTRQRQKGSPMQTGNVDTRGVNGEPKRPSPEAQPYLCGTQTLVPVLRSEGRRSSAGAIYPELMAAGQAAPPPRHVLMDPETGRCFYVDVPLQPQRKMLFDPETCQFVEVLLPQQSMPSAVMSPLPSAMPFSFPTVYTPNCLPYLQSHAQVLPHPGP from the coding sequence ATGACCACCCATACcgacaccaacaccaacaccaacaccaaggCAGGATTTGGCATTCCACCTCCTCAGTCCAATTTCAACACTATTTTGATCACACCCAAGGGAAATCAATACAACTGGGACGGGGCGAGGGAAATCAGTGGCACCATGCCAACAGAGGTGCCCCCGAAACAGGGGCCATGTCTTGCAGAGGTGGCTGGCAACAATATGGCTGAGGGGAGCAGACTGTACCATCGAAGCCAGCCTATGGAGGAGAGCCtggctggggtgggggagggtcaGGACACGGTAGCCAGTTGCGGACTGGAGCAGGCTGGACTGTCACTCAGGGACAGAAATAGAAAAGCGTCTGCAAGCTGCATCTCGACACTCACAGCCAGTGCACGCAGGTCAGGAATCCCGCCACACTGTTATTCTGAGTGTATCCTCGCAACCGCGCAGCAACACCAGCCGCACAGTCCTCCTGAATTGCGGAGGTGGCAAAAGCAGAGCGGGCAAGTCGCCTGGAGGTCTAGAGCGCTCCCACAGAAACTCGCCGGCAGCTCTAGGAAAGACTTCAGCGCCACACAGCAGAGCAGTGGACAGAGCAACATGGGCACGAAGGGCAGCGAGACTGACAGTGAGGTCAAGACTCTCAGTAACCTGCCAGCGAAGACATTCTCCAGTCCCGACGCAAACTACTTGGATGTTTACAACCTCACGTGCAGGTCTGCCTCTCAGCCTTACATAGAGAGCACTTTCAATGGCTGGACAGTGGACCAGCTTTCCTTCAATCACAACACATCTGCGTGCTCCGAGACCAGCAGTGTCGAGTGTATTGATGTGGCTCTGGAAACCCACGAAGAGGTGCAGCGAGGCAGCATGAAGACAGTCCCCAAGAGACAGATTCAGCTGAAGAGGAAGGACGCGGCGAACGAGTCGAACGCCAACGAAAACCAAGACGACGAGCCCCGGGAGGCCCCTCCGACGCCCAGCCGTCCACGGGACATCTTCAAGCGTCAGCACAGCACGCCGGCAGCCTTTCACCAGGAGTCACATGGGCCTGAGCAGAGGTCAGTTCAGGCTGAACGCAAACAGAGGTTGCAGAAGTCGCTGTCGCTGGACGAGACTTCCAGTCGAACCAAAATGGCCTCCTGTCTGATAAAGAATGTCTTGTCGAAGAAGATGCAACATGAGCAGGGCGTTCGTAACACCGAGGTGCAGGAGAGTGCTTTTGCCACTGTCAAGGTGCAAACCATGAACGACCATGATAATTATCAGCTGCCATCTACCAAAGAAATCTCCACCGAACCCATCACAAAAATGAGCCCAAGATCAAGTGCACCCTCACAGCAAATGGTGGCCTCACACAGCCCTCCACTGAAGGCTCCGACCGGCTCAGTCAAAGAATACATCAGTGTCAACGCCAAAACCCAACAGAAACCTGTCACCAAGCACAGATTCAACTCCTTTCACTACGGACCCGGACGGGCCGAGTTTCAGGACGACAGCCCAGAAATAACCACTGTTACGGACAGTCAGAAAGCAGAGAAGGCGAGTCCCAGAGACGAGGCTGCGCGGCTGGCTTGCTGGAGCCCGGGGGAGAAGCTATCCTGTGACTCAGCAAAGGGCAGAGCCTGGAACACGAGTGCAGCGCTAAGCAGGGCCACAGGCTCCCAGGCCTGCCTGAAAGCCACACCCGAGGAATGCTGCGCGGGGAAGGGGAACCATAAACAACAGCCCGTCAAGAGCCAACTGCCAGCACCCAAGGCATGGGAGAAAGACGTTAGGAAAGACAAACTGTCTGGCAACGTAGAAATGCCGGCAAGTCCACAGAAATTGTCTGGCCTTCTCTCAGATTTGGAGATAAGTTCAGACGAAAGTAATCAGACTTTGACTCCTGAGAGCACGACAGGGTCTGGAAAGGAGCAGCTTCTAGAAAGAGGGGACCTGAAGGTACCAGCGCAATTTGGCAATGTGAGTACACACGACAAGTTGAAAGGAATTGCGCCAGTTCATGTGGTCAGGGATATGAGAAGTCTGGTAAAAAATACATATAACCTGTCCTTTCGGGGGCCTGGCGATGCACTGCAGGGACTTGAAGAAAGCCTCAGTGCTCTAAAATCAGCCACACCATTGTGCAAGAGAACAGGTGATAAAGGCAACATGTTCGGGTCTGGAGACAAACAGCTGGGGAAGAAAGCCAAGGCATCACCACCTGTGCAGGCAGAGAAGACGAGGGATAAAAACTCTCAACACAACAGCCCCCGAGGAGGCCTGAATAAGCTTGACACGGGATTTACAAAGGTTAGTCCCAGCAGTctgtctgctgccagcagcTGTCTCGAGTCCAGCGCCATGGAAGGAATGAACAACAGCAGTAGCTTGAGCAAACTTGACGCTCAGAGTGAcaactcaaaatgtaaacacactgaCCAGGCTGAGAGGCCTCTGCAAGCCTTACCGGAACCTTCTGCCGAGCTGCTGACTGATGGAGAGGTGTCAGACCACAGGCAAGAGCCACTTGATAGAAGGAATGGTCTTTCCGAAGAGCACTTACAGCCACAGGCGGTGCATATGCATGGATTCGCAGCTGCATCGCAGTGTTATCCATCTGTACTACCCCAGCCCCAGGGCACTCCAGCTTGCATGCTCACCGCAGCCATCACCCCCCATGCCCAGGTCTTGCCCACATACTACTACAAAGCCAATCCTCTGAGTTACCCATCGATGTCCCCGCATGTGAGCTTTGTGCAGGGTCCCGTGATACTCCAGACGTCAGCTCAGCCCATGTCATCCACCGGGCCCAGTCCTCTAGTGAAGCATGTCTCAGAGGATGGCCAACAGCCAGCCATGAATTGCTACACAGATACTCGTCAGAGACAGAAGGGTTCTCCCATGCAGACAGGAAATGTAGATACCCGGGGAGTCAATGGTGAGCCGAAAAGGCCCTCTCCCGAAGCTCAGCCTTACCTGTGCGGCACCCAGACCCTCGTCCCAGTGCTGAGATCTGAGGGCCGACGCAGCAGCGCTGGGGCGATCTACCCCGAGCTGATGGCGGCGGGTCAAgcggctcctcctcctcgccatGTCCTGATGGACCCCGAGACCGGGAGGTGCTTCTACGTGGACGTTCCCCTGCAACCACAGCGCAAGATGCTGTTCGACCCCGAGACGTGCCAGTTCGTGGAGGTGCTGCTGCCCCAGCAGTCAATGCCCAGCGCCGTCATGTCCCCGCTGCCCAGTGCTATGCCATTCTCCTTCCCGACCGTGTACACCCCCAACTGTCTGCCCTACTTGCAGTCGCATGCGCAGGTGCTGCCCCACCCAGGGCCCTGA
- the fabp6 gene encoding gastrotropin has protein sequence MAFSGKYETESQEGYDAFCKLLGIPDDVIEKGRDYKLVTEVVQSGNDFSWTQHYPNNHKVTNKFVIGKECDMETIGGKKFKATVNMDGGKLTTQFPNYSHVTEISGGKLVEISTAGTVVLKRVSKKL, from the exons ATGGCCTTTTCCGGCAAGTACGAGACTGAGTCCCAGGAGGGATACGATGCCTTCTGCAAGCTCTTGG GTATTCCCGATGACGTCATTGAGAAAGGTCGGGATTACAAACTGGTGACTGAGGTGGTGCAGAGTGGTAATGACTTCAGCTGGACCCAGCACTACCCTAACAACCACAAGGTCACCAACAAGTTTGTCATCGGCAAGGAGTGTGACATGGAAACTATTGGTGGAAAGAAGTTCAAG GCCACAGTTAACATGGATGGGGGCAAACTGACTACGCAGTTTCCCAACTACTCTCACGTAACTGAGATCAGTGGCGGAAAGCTGGTAGAG ATCTCAACAGCAGGCACTGTTGTACTGAAGAGAGTCAGCAAGAAGCTTTAA